CCGGTGGTCATCAAGATCGAATCCACCCTGTTCTTTACCTTCTTGAGTTGCGATGACGCTTGTTAAACTGTTGTACTCCTCATTTTCATTAACTGGATGTATCGTTTTTCCAGGTGAAAACTGAACAGGACCAGTGAAGTTATCCGGCAGATAATCCTCATACTCATCAGCGTCAGTAGCCATCGTGGCCCCGAAGTAGCGGACATCAGCGCTATTCTCTAGGAACATCCCAAAGATGGCATCACGAAATTGTTCAGCTTCATCTTCGTCGTCAAGATTATAATCGTCAGGATCAATCTCCTTTATCCGATCTTCGAGCAGTTGTTCACGGGTGTACTGATTCCCTTCTTCTTGCACATTACGAATGTAGACGCCGTGTCCGTCATCATCAAGCTGATCACGCAAATACCGTTTCAGGCGGACATCGGTAACAATCGCCTGCTGAGTTTGTGGGTCGATACGTGGCCGATTGGCCCCACTTAGTGGGTTGCCGTTCGGGTTCGCGTCAACGGCGTCGTACAGAAAAACTATTTCAGAGCGGTTCTGGACGGTGTCAGTAGTTTCAGTCATTGTTAGATATTCTCCTTAGTATTGGTTTTGAGTTGATCCCAGTCAGGATGATCGTTCATGCCATACGTCACGCCAAGTGCGTAGTAGAACCGGAGATCGTCAGTTCCGATTTCCCAGCTATCGGGGTCTGGCTGCAAGATCGTCTCCCGAAGCTGATCGACAACGTGTTCGAACAGCGTGATCGTACGATCTTCATTCCGGGTGTAGGTGATAGTCGTTCCAATAGCTTCTTGCGTGATCTTCTTTATTCGAGCTCCAGTGATCGATTTTACTGGGTACTGATCGATTAGTGTTGTCGACCGATCTTCGCTGTAGTTCTGGTACGCGCCAACTTCTCCAATAAGAACGCCAAGTAAGAACGCACCACGGCGTTGGTCATTAATCGGTGCTTCCGGATCGTGAGCGAGTGCGGGGGTATCCTCGATAAAGGTTTCAAGCTTCTCGGCGGATGTATTGCCCCCGTCCGCAAGAATGTCTTCAGCTGTTTG
This portion of the Salinarchaeum sp. IM2453 genome encodes:
- the cas7b gene encoding type I-B CRISPR-associated protein Cas7/Csh2 → MTETTDTVQNRSEIVFLYDAVDANPNGNPLSGANRPRIDPQTQQAIVTDVRLKRYLRDQLDDDGHGVYIRNVQEEGNQYTREQLLEDRIKEIDPDDYNLDDEDEAEQFRDAIFGMFLENSADVRYFGATMATDADEYEDYLPDNFTGPVQFSPGKTIHPVNENEEYNSLTSVIATQEGKEQGGFDLDDHRIQYGLIRFHGLVDEHGAADTKLTHGDVERLDTLCWRAIKNQTISRSKVGQEPRLYCRVEYAEESFHIGGIDKDLTIDDDVSKPAEELRNIRDLAIEIDAFVDRLAAASEHIKRVRVVASNSMEFSYQGDIGGPELLYETLEDILGDASIDRINVYDEYPETLADA